A genomic segment from Oncorhynchus clarkii lewisi isolate Uvic-CL-2024 chromosome 14, UVic_Ocla_1.0, whole genome shotgun sequence encodes:
- the LOC139366338 gene encoding nanos homolog 1-like: protein MDFLNHNYLSARNPYDYTFNFWNDYLGLSTLVTKNNKHMMPQSPNSITESLKATLGLDDSPECACVISGSSGGGHLDCCCPSASPPPTSILDLKERFSILSPFQNQIGGIPLQDRDLGFGGSFAGFDLFGVERKMRKPTSRNKQEPKICVFCRNNGAPEEVYGSHVLKTPDGRVVCPILRAYTCPLCSANGDNAHTIKYCPLSKDQPTQRPLKGGRAVGGKRMKIF, encoded by the coding sequence ATGGATTTTCTCAATCATAACTATTTGAGTGCGCGCAACCCATATGACTATACCTTTAATTTTTGGAACGACTATCTGGGTCTGTCGACGTTGGTCACGAAGAATAACAAGCACATGATGCCCCAAAGCCCAAACTCCATCACCGAGTCCCTGAAAGCAACCCTGGGTTTGGATGACTCTCCAGAATGTGCGTGCGTAATCTCGGGCAGTAGTGGAGGCGGACACCTGGACTGCTGTTGTCCATCCGCGAGCCCCCCGCCTACCTCCATCCTGGACTTGAAGGAGCGCTTTTCAATTCTGAGTCCATTCCAAAACCAAATCGGTGGCATCCCACTACAAGACCGGGATTTGGGCTTCGGTGGGAGCTTCGCAGGATTTGACCTGTTCGGAGTGGAGAGGAAGATGCGCAAACCAACGTCAAGGAATAAACAGGAGCCCAAAATCTGCGTCTTCTGCAGGAATAACGGTGCGCCGGAGGAGGTGTACGGCTCCCACGTTCTGAAGACACCGGACGGGAGGGTGGTGTGCCCCATTCTTCGGGCTTATACCTGCCCTCTTTGCAGTGCCAATGGTGACAATGCGCACACAATTAAGTACTGTCCACTCTCCAAAGATCAACCAACCCAGCGACCAttaaagggagggagggcagtGGGTGGTAAGCGAATGAAAATATTCTAG